Within the Phycisphaerae bacterium genome, the region CTATGGCAAGTCATCCACAATGCAACACTCCGCCCATTTCGACATCGGTTACTCGGTCCGGCCCCGGTCGTCAGGACGGCCTGGTTCTCCGAGGATGGAGCAGGCCGAACCCGTCGTTTTCTCTTCGACTGATTCATCACGGTCGGGCCTTGGGTGATTCCGGGCGCAGGTCAAGCGGTGCTGGGCGGCTGGCCGGCTGTGTCGCGCCCCCACCGTCGCCTCTGCAGGGTTCACCAAGCACCGGCCACCCGGCCTGATCCCAGGTCAGCGGCCGGATCTGAAGCGTCGGCACGCCGAACATGTCGGCGTCATAGTAGTGATGTACCAGCCAGTGCTCGTCACCGTTTACCAGGACGGAGTTGTGTCCTGGGCCCCGGACGTGGCCTCGGCTGTCCAGGACCAGGGTTCCGCCGCCGTCGAGCATCGGCTTGCCGTCGCGATCGACATAGGGCCCGGTGACGGCCTTGGATCGGCCGACCATGATCTTGTAGGTACTCTCGACGCCCCGGCCGCAGTAGTCGAAGGAGACGAACAGGTAGTAGTAGGCTCCTCGCCGAACGATGCAAGGGGCCTCGACCGCCCCGGGCGAGGATCGAGCGGCCAGCGAATACAGGTGCGTGTCCGAGTGCAGCTTGCCGGTTGACCAGTCCAGGCGGCGCAGCTTGATGCCGCTCCAGAACGATCCGAAGGCCAGCCAGGGTTTCCCGCGCTCGTCGAGTACGAGGTTGGCGTCGATGGCGTTCCAGTTGTCCCGACCGGGCAGGGACTCGATCACTTTGCCATGATCGACCCACTTGTACTCAGGGCTGGCGGGATCCAGGGTCTCGTTGATCGCCAAGCCTATGCATGAGCGGTTCCGTCCCCAGGTGGAGGCGGAGTAGTACAGGTGATAGCGTCCGTTGAAGAAGGAGATGTCCGGCGCCCAGAGGCCGCGCAGGCCGGGGACCTCGTCCCGAGCCCAGCCGGGGGTTTCGTTGAAGACGGTGCCGATCCGCTCCCAGCGAACCAGGTCTCTGGACCTGCGGATGGGTATGCGGGCGCCGGTGGAGAAGATGTAGTAGATGCCTTCAGCGGCGATGATGTGCGGGTCATGGACACGGCGGATGTCCCCTTGCTGGGCGATGGCCGAGCCGGCCACCCCCAGAAGGGTGGCCAGGGCCGCCGTCCAGGTTGCACCGTGCGGTACGCGGAAGCGAGGGAGCGGAACTCGAGAGCCGCTCCAGGTAGCTCGCGGGTGGCTGTTCCTGGAGACTCCTGGCGATGATCTCTGAGCGTCGGCAACCGGCGTGACCGGTGTCTGGATCCGCACGCTACCCGGAAGTCTGGCTGGACGGATGCTATGTTCTGTGGTGGTGATGGTGCGGTCGACCAGCGGGCGGATGGGGGCGGGGGCGGGGGTGACATGGCTTCTGGGGACAACCTTCATTATCTGCTCCGACTGATGCGGAGGATACCCCGACCGGGCCTGGGTCCGCAACAACCGGGAGGAAGTGTGCGGACTTGGAGAGCCGATGGTGCGGAACGAACGAGGCACGGGAAGTGGAGAACGGGATTTCGATGTTGGGGCAGTGACTCGAACCAGCGTATCGTTCCTCAGGGACACACCGCGGCGAGGATCCCTTGTTGCTGTCGAGGATCCTGGCCGCGGATCATGGGTGTGATGGGCTTTGGGTGAGCCGCCTCCGCGATCGGCCTACTGACTGGAGTCCGGGCTGATGGGGAAGGGTTCGCTCACCACCACGCCGGAGAAGAGGTTGGACGGCACATCGCTGGGCTTGACCTGCTCCCTATAGAGCTCGCGCATCTTGACCGGGCTGGGCCCCTGCATGTAGCGGAGGGTGATGCGACGCGGATTCGGCCCGGCGGTCTCGGTTTCCTCGCCGGCACGAGCCAGCTCGGGAATTGGTGCCTGGGCGATTTCGAGGGTCCCGCCCGGGTCAACGGTTTTGAGGCGATCGAGCCGGAACGTTCCGGCCGCGGGATCGGGATCGGGCTGCCAGCGTCGGGTGTTCTCCTGGGTGCCGATGGTGATATCCCACACGAGCTGTGCGTGCCGGGAGCTGTCCGGTCCGAAGTTGAGATTGAGGGACAGAGGGCGATCCCAGGTGTTGTGTACTTCTGCCACGAGGTGGTGGTTCTGGCGTTTGAGCTGGAGATGGAGGGGTCGTTCTGCCATGCGGATGTCATCGGGTGCGGAGCGGGTCACCTCGACTGTGACCGGCTCGCTGGTGACCCGTCCGAAACCGGCCTCGGTCCAGGACTCGTCCTCCCACTGGGGCTGGTACTCGAAGCGAATGGTGTGCTTACCGGCGGCGAGCATAGGATATCGGGACCAGCCGCGGTTGAATTCCGGGATGCGGAGTTGGGCGTGACTTCCCGGTGTGATGGTGTGCGCGGGCGGTTTTTTGCCCGCCCGGAGATCGACGGCCTGGCGGATGTCGGCATCGCCGTCGATCGAGTCGATGCGCAGCTCCAACGGCTGGTGGTCGGGCCCTGTGACCCTGAGCCAATCGGCGGCGTCGAGCATTCGGCCGACCTGATCGGCGTCGGGTGAAGCCGGCCGGGTGGTGGGTGTTTTGGTCGCATCGGGCCAGGGGACCCGCATGGGTCCCTGGCCAGGGTTGTGGGCGTGAAGGATGAGGGTGAACGGTTCGTTCCAGGCCACGCGTGCTGGAACGACCTCGAGACGGACGCGGCCGCCGAGCATGATGGCCGCCTGGAGTTCGTTGAGCAGGGTTCGGGCGGAGAGGGCGGCCTCGAGGTCGTTTCCCTGGGCGGCGGTGTGCAATTCGGGGAAGGTGATTGGTCCCCAGGCGGCGAGTTGCCGGATTGCCTCGCGGCGTTTGGCGGGTGACGGATGCTTGAGTTGCCTGACGGCCTGGCGGATCTCTGCGGCGGACGGTTTGGCGGGGGCCGATGCCGTGGTGGTTGCGGTTCGGGAGGCGGTCCGGTTCGCGGTCTGGGCGACCGCTGTCGTGCCACCGCAGGTCAGCGACCAGGCCATTGCGGCGATCACGCACCGACACGCCGGGGACGTTCTGCTCATACGTTGTTCTCCCGGGTTTGGCCCCGGCGGCGCTGACGAGAGGGCTGCCTATTGGATGGGGTTTGGCCACTGTCCTTCTGGAGGCTCATGAGTTCACTTCGCTTGTGTTGCGGGGCGCGGTCTGGGGGCCGGCGATGCCCAATCTCGACCGAAGGAACTGCCCGGTGTAGCTGTTTTCGTTGCGGGCCACGTCCTCGGGGCGGCCCTCGACCACGATCCGGCCCCCGCGTTCACCGCCTTCGGGTCCCAGATCGATAATCCAGTCGGCCATTTTGATGACGTCGAGGTTGTGTTCGATGACCAGGATGGTATGTCCTTTATCTGCGAGGCGGTTCAGCACTCGAAGGAGGTTGTGCACGTCGGCGAAGTGCAGGCCGGTGGTTGGCTCGTCCAGCACGTACAGTGTATGGCCGGTGGGTGTCTTAGCCAATTCGGCGGCCAGTTTGACCCGCTGGGCCTCTCCGCCGGACAGGGTCGTCGACGGCTGGCCGAGCTTCATATAGGACAGGCCGACGTCATCCAGGGCCAGGACGATCTGGCGGATGTTGGCGAAGCTCTCGAAGAACGAGATGCTCTCATCGACGGTGAGGTCGAGCACATCGGCGATGTTTCGGCCGCGGTAGCGGACTTCGAGGGTTTCGCGGTTGTAGCGGGTTCCCTTACAGACATCGCAGGCCACGTAGACATCCGGGAGGAAGTGCATTTCGATGCGTTTGGTGCCCTGGCCCTGGCAGGCCTCGCATCGTCCGCCCTCGACGTTGAAGCTGAACCGTCCGGGGCTGTAGCCGCGGATTTTGGACTCGCGGGTTTTGGCGAACAACTGGCGGACGAGGTCGAAGGCCCCGGTGTAGGTGCAGGGGTTACTGCGTGGCGTTCGGCCGATGGGGGACTGATCGATTTCGATGACCCGGTCCAGGCGTGAGACGCCGATGATCTGTTCGAACTTACCTGGTCGTTCACGGGAGTTATACAAGCGGCGGCGGACGGCCTTGAGGAAGACCTCGTTGACCAGGGTGCTCTTGCCGCTGCCGGAGACTCCGGTCACGCAGATGATGCCGCCGAGGGGGAACCTGACGTCGATGGACTTGAGGTTGTTTTCCGCGGCGCCCTTGATCTCGATGGACTGGGCGAGGACGATTTTGCGGCGTTTCTGGGGGACGGGGATCTGGATCTCGCCGCGGAGGTACCTAGCGGTCAAGGAATCGGGATGGGCGAGAACCTGCTCGAGGCGACCCTGGGCGACGATGAGTCCGCCGTGGGTACCTGCTCCCGGGCCCATGTCGATGAGGTGGTCGGCTGCTCGGATGGTTTCCTCGTCGTGCTCGACGACGATGGCGGTATTGCCCGCTTGGACCAGTTGGCGGAGGGTATCGACCAGCTGGCTGCTGTCGCGGGGGTGGAGGCCGATGGTGGGCTCGTCGAGGACGTAGCAGACGCCGACCATGCCGCTGCCGACCTGGGTAGCCAGGCGGATGCGTTGGGCCTCCCCGCCGGAGAGGGTGGCACTGGCCCGGTCGAGGGTGAGGTAGCCCACGCCGACGTTGATCATGAAGCGGAGCCGGTCGGTCACGGCGTGGAGAATCGGGGTGGCGATGGTGGCCTTTTCGCCGCTCAGGGAAATGGTGGCGAGGAATGCGGCGGCCTGCTCGATTGACAGGCTCGCGACCTGGGCGATGTTTTTGTTGGCGACCTGGACGGCGAGGGGTTCCGCCCGCAGGCGGGCCCGGTGACAGGTTTCGCAGGGTCGCTCGCTGAGATAGGCGTGCAGTCGCTGCTTGAGTGATTCGCTTTCGGTCGATGCCCAGCGGCGTTTCAGGTTGGGCAGGACGCCTTCGAAGCTGGTGCCGTATTGGGCCTTGCTCTCCGGGGTGGTGCCGTTCATGAGGATCTCGCGGCGATCTGCGGGCAGCTTGTCGAACGGCACGTCGGGCGGCACGTGGAATCGCAGGCAGAACTCGTCCAAGAGGTTGCGGTAGACGACGTTCATGCGTTTGCCGCTGTGCCGCCAGGCGGTGATGGCGCCGTCGGCCAGGGACAGCGTGGGATCGGGCACCACCAAGTCGGGGTCGAATTCGAGGATATTGCCCAGGCCGTCGCAGCCGGGGCAGGCCCCGTGGGGGGAGTTGAAACTGAACATGACCGGAGACAGAGCGGGGATGCTGACCTCGGGGTGCAGTGGGCAGGCGAAGGTGGTGCTGAAGAGGTGATCCCTCCATTTGCCATCTGGCTGCTCTTCGGCGATGAAGACGGTCTGGCCGCCGAGGTTGAGTCCGAGGGTGATACTCTCGGCCAGGCGGCTTCGGACGTCGGGTTTCACCGCCAATCGGTCGACGACCAGGTCGATGATGTTCTTGCGGCCTTTGCGTAGGGCGGGCACGTCGCGGAGATCGCAGAGGGTGCCGTTGACGCGGACGCGTACGAAGCCCTGCTTCTGAATGCGGTTGAGCACCTCCTGAGCTGCTGCGGCCGGGCTCTTGGCTTCACCGGCGGCGGGGATTGGAGATTGGCCTTTGCGGGTTCGTTTCGCGTGAATTGCGGTGATCGGGGAACCCGGGGCGATGCCGGGGCCGTGCCGGCCGAGGAGGGGTGCGAGGATCATGATGCGAGTGCCGCCCGGCCAGGCCAGGACCTGGTCGACGATCTGGGACGGCTCCTGGCGATCGATCCGACGGCCGCACACCCAGCAGTGGGGTTCGCCCACGCGGGCGTAGAGCAGGCGGAGGTAGTCGTAGACCTCGGTGGTTGTGGCCACGGTTGAGCGGGGGCTGCTGCTGCCGGCCCGCTGCTCGATGGCGATGGTTGGCGGGAGGCCCTCGATGTGCTCGAGGTCGGGTTTCTGCATTTGCTCGACGAACTGTCGGGCGTAGGCACTGAGCGTCTCGATGTATTTCCGCCGGCCCTCGGCGTGGAGGGTGTCGAAAGCGAGGGAGCTTTTGCCCGAGCCGCTCAGGCCGGTGATGACCACCAGCTGGTCGCGGGGGATGTCCAGGGAGATGGCCCGCAGATTGTGCTGTCTGGCCCCCCGGATTCGGATGTAGCGATCGGTGTCCATATCCGGAACCTGCGGAGACAGGCCCATTCACTCGCCGGGCCAGAAGCCAGAAAACCGCCAGGGTACCAGCTTAGGACCCCGGGTTCGGAAAGGCAATACCTCGGTTCCGTCGTCTCGGACCGCGACGACGAGTCAAGAAATGAGGATA harbors:
- a CDS encoding arabinan endo-1,5-alpha-L-arabinosidase; translated protein: MKVVPRSHVTPAPAPIRPLVDRTITTTEHSIRPARLPGSVRIQTPVTPVADAQRSSPGVSRNSHPRATWSGSRVPLPRFRVPHGATWTAALATLLGVAGSAIAQQGDIRRVHDPHIIAAEGIYYIFSTGARIPIRRSRDLVRWERIGTVFNETPGWARDEVPGLRGLWAPDISFFNGRYHLYYSASTWGRNRSCIGLAINETLDPASPEYKWVDHGKVIESLPGRDNWNAIDANLVLDERGKPWLAFGSFWSGIKLRRLDWSTGKLHSDTHLYSLAARSSPGAVEAPCIVRRGAYYYLFVSFDYCGRGVESTYKIMVGRSKAVTGPYVDRDGKPMLDGGGTLVLDSRGHVRGPGHNSVLVNGDEHWLVHHYYDADMFGVPTLQIRPLTWDQAGWPVLGEPCRGDGGGATQPASRPAPLDLRPESPKARP
- the uvrA gene encoding excinuclease ABC subunit UvrA, whose product is MDTDRYIRIRGARQHNLRAISLDIPRDQLVVITGLSGSGKSSLAFDTLHAEGRRKYIETLSAYARQFVEQMQKPDLEHIEGLPPTIAIEQRAGSSSPRSTVATTTEVYDYLRLLYARVGEPHCWVCGRRIDRQEPSQIVDQVLAWPGGTRIMILAPLLGRHGPGIAPGSPITAIHAKRTRKGQSPIPAAGEAKSPAAAAQEVLNRIQKQGFVRVRVNGTLCDLRDVPALRKGRKNIIDLVVDRLAVKPDVRSRLAESITLGLNLGGQTVFIAEEQPDGKWRDHLFSTTFACPLHPEVSIPALSPVMFSFNSPHGACPGCDGLGNILEFDPDLVVPDPTLSLADGAITAWRHSGKRMNVVYRNLLDEFCLRFHVPPDVPFDKLPADRREILMNGTTPESKAQYGTSFEGVLPNLKRRWASTESESLKQRLHAYLSERPCETCHRARLRAEPLAVQVANKNIAQVASLSIEQAAAFLATISLSGEKATIATPILHAVTDRLRFMINVGVGYLTLDRASATLSGGEAQRIRLATQVGSGMVGVCYVLDEPTIGLHPRDSSQLVDTLRQLVQAGNTAIVVEHDEETIRAADHLIDMGPGAGTHGGLIVAQGRLEQVLAHPDSLTARYLRGEIQIPVPQKRRKIVLAQSIEIKGAAENNLKSIDVRFPLGGIICVTGVSGSGKSTLVNEVFLKAVRRRLYNSRERPGKFEQIIGVSRLDRVIEIDQSPIGRTPRSNPCTYTGAFDLVRQLFAKTRESKIRGYSPGRFSFNVEGGRCEACQGQGTKRIEMHFLPDVYVACDVCKGTRYNRETLEVRYRGRNIADVLDLTVDESISFFESFANIRQIVLALDDVGLSYMKLGQPSTTLSGGEAQRVKLAAELAKTPTGHTLYVLDEPTTGLHFADVHNLLRVLNRLADKGHTILVIEHNLDVIKMADWIIDLGPEGGERGGRIVVEGRPEDVARNENSYTGQFLRSRLGIAGPQTAPRNTSEVNS